A single window of Dermacentor albipictus isolate Rhodes 1998 colony chromosome 1, USDA_Dalb.pri_finalv2, whole genome shotgun sequence DNA harbors:
- the LOC135921941 gene encoding arylsulfatase B-like, whose protein sequence is MPPSLRTFTLVIVGGVIGALLAYGVYALVTSRRELVTKPHIIFILADDLGWGDVSFHGSPQIPTPNLDTLAADGVVLNNYYVHPTCTASRGALMTGLYATRYGLQHIPIQPGEPFGLDLKYTLLPQHLKRLGYETHLIGKWHLGSYRYEYTPTRRGFDTFYGFYYGHQDYYTHMLHHSQDGREISGLDLWNGTQPAEDAMGVYSTELFAEKAVRLIENLDKSKPQFLYLSHQAAHCGNYDLLLQSPKKNVDKFPYIGEKNRTIYAGMVDSLDEAVGSVMRALGEAGMLQDSVIVFSSDNGGVPWGHMASRGINWPLRGAKSTPWEGGSRAAAFLWSPLLDKSRRVSQQLMHITDWLPTFYALAGGSVSDLGPLDGKDMWAVVSRDEPSPRSDVVYNIDPLWEFAAIRRDNFKIVVGSFDGGKLDQHFPIPGGQGTSEKLDVLMERSLAADTLRALYGKQELGFALDWRANTTLSCPGEPCGDESRFQSSDKVFLFDLDKDPCECNNLASTHKQVLNSMNRTLEEYRAQTVPPLHPAVDPASFPENHNGTWAPWVE, encoded by the exons ATGCCTCCTTCGCTCAGAACGTTCACCCTTGTG ATAGTCGGTGGCGTCATCGGCGCCCTACTGGCCTACGGAGTGTACGCATTAGTGACGTCCCGGCGGGAGCTAGTCACAAAGCCGCACATCATCTTCATACTCGCCGATGACCTG GGTTGGGGCGACGTCAGCTTCCATGGATCTCCCCAGATCCCGACACCCAACCTGGACACCCTGGCCGCTGACGGAGTGGTGCTCAACAACTACTACGTACACCCAACTTGCACAGCGTCGAGGGGTGCACTCATGACCGGCCTTTACGCGACGCGATACG GTCTCCAGCACATACCAATTCAACCGGGTGAACCGTTCGGTCTTGACCTCAAGTACACCCTGCTTCCTCAGCATCTGAAAAGACTCGGCTACGAGACTCACCTCATCGGAAAG TGGCACCTCGGCAGTTACCGCTACGAGTACACGCCCACCCGAAGGGGCTTCGACACTTTCTACGGATTTTACTACGGACACCAAGACTACTACACCCACATGCTCCATCACTCCCAG GATGGAAGAGAGATCTCGGGTCTGGACCTCTGGAACGGCACGCAGCCCGCAGAGGACGCCATGGGAGTGTACAGCACCGAGCTGTTCGCCGAGAAAGCAGTACGCCTCATCGAGAATTTGGACAAGTCCAAG CCTCAGTTCCTGTATTTGAGCCACCAGGCGGCCCATTGCGGAAACTATGATCTTCTACTTCAGTCACCGAAAAAGAATGTGGACAAGTTTCCTTACATCGGTGAAAAGAACCGAACTATCTACGCAG GAATGGTTGACTCGCTTGACGAGGCCGTCGGAAGTGTGATGCGAGCGCTGGGCGAAGCCGGCATGCTGCAGGACAGCGTGATCGTCTTCAGTTCGGACAACGGCGGCGTGCCCTGGGGCCACATGGCATCCCGTGGCATCAACTGGCCGCTACGTGGGGCTAAGTCCACACCGTGGGAGGGTGGATCCAGAGCGGCCGCTTTCCTGTGGTCGCCGCTGCTGGACAAGAGTCGCCGGGTCTCTCAGCAACTCATGCACATCACTGACTGGCTGCCCACGTTCTATGCGCTCGCCG GAGGCTCGGTGAGTGACCTGGGACCCCTGGACGGCAAAGACATGTGGGCAGTGGTGTCTCGGGACGAGCCCTCACCGCGTTCCGACGTCGTCTACAACATCGACCCTCTGTGGGAGTTTGCAGCGATACGGAGAGACAACTTCAAGATTGTCGTTGGCTCATTTGACGGCGGAAAGTTAGATCAGCATTTTCCCATCCCAGGAGGACAAGGGACATCGGAGAAACTAGACGTGCTTATGGAAAGGAGCCTCGCTGCGGAT ACGCTGCGAGCCCTCTACGGCAAGCAAGAGCTGGGTTTCGCGCTGGACTGGAGGGCCAACACCACGCTGAGTTGCCCGGGAGAACCGTGTGGCGACGAGTCGCGTTTCCAGTCATCTGACAAAGTGTTTCTCTTCGACTTGGACAAGGACCCCTGCGAGTGCAACAACCTGGCCTCCACGCACAAGCAG